In Apium graveolens cultivar Ventura chromosome 10, ASM990537v1, whole genome shotgun sequence, the following are encoded in one genomic region:
- the LOC141691608 gene encoding uncharacterized protein LOC141691608 produces the protein MCSIAQNSDIAELLKRTSLLYGMKPMQGRYAFECLDRTLRDIMKYVSVDRGEKPFGGITMLLGGDFRQILPVVPKGSRSDIVGASTSSPLWCQCKLFKLVRNMRLNVVILMKRKYGGTNSVSGFWILVMGRQEIVPELEKVPGLPPHDLVLKEGLVVMLLRNMNQSLGLCNGTRMIVRKCLKHTILCEIMTGHLVELGTSSLALNCAQLIQPFLSISFESSSPFKFVVPVQVCFAMTINKSQGQSLDHVGLYLPESVFCHGQYYVVVSRVTSPDGLIMLIEKPEGGTTSTTKNVVYEEVFYDLES, from the exons ATGTGTTCAATTGCCCAAAATTCTGATATTGCGGAATTATTGAAGCGGACAAGTCTATTATATGGGATGAAGCCAATGCAAGGAAGGTATGCATTTGAATGTTTAGATCGTACTCTTCGTGATATCATGAAATATGTATCTGTAGATAGGGGTGAGAAACCATTTGGTGGTATTACCATGTTATTGGGTGGTGATTTCAGGCAAATATTACCAGTTGTTCCAAAAGGTTCTAGGAGTGATATTGTAGGTGCCTCTACGTCATCTCCTTTGTGGTGTCAATGTAAATTGTTTAAGTTAGTAAGAAATATGAGATTAAATGTTGTAATACTGATGAAGAGAAAATACGGAGGAACAAATTCTGTCAGTGGGTTTTGGATATTGGTGATGGGAAGGCAGGAAAT AGTACCTGAACTCGAAAAGGTACCTGGCCTTCCACCTCATGATTTAGTTTTGAAAGAAGGACTTGTGGTAATGCTGCTTAGGAATATGAATCAAAGTTTAGGTCTCTGCAATGGAACACGAATGATCGTACGTAAATGCCTGAAGCATACCATTCTTTGCGAGATTATGACTGGGCATTTGGTGGAGTTAGGCACATCATCCCTCGCATTGAACTGTGCCCAACTGATACAACCCTTCCTTTCAATCTCATTCGAGTCCAGTTCCCCGTTCAAGTTTGTTGTTCCCGTTCAAGTTTGTTTTGCCATGACCATCAATAAGTCTCAAGGCCAGTCACTAGACCATGTTGGTTTGTATCTTCCAGAATCTGTTTTCTGTCATGGACAGTATTATGTAGTTGTCAGTCGTGTTACTTCTCCAGATGGCTTGATCATGTTAATTGAGAAACCAGAAGGAGGAACAACATCAACTACAAAGAATGTAGTTTATGAAGAAGTTTTTTATGATCTAGAATCTTGA